One Echinicola strongylocentroti DNA window includes the following coding sequences:
- a CDS encoding phosphosulfolactate synthase, which translates to MNYVLKNVPVRTEKPRTTGYTMAMDKGLSLREVEDFIDACEDYVDIVKLGWATSYVTKNLSQKLQIYKDAGIPVYLGGTLFEAFVIRGQFEDYRRVLDKFDLAYAEVSDGSITLDHDKKCEYIHTLAKDVTVLSEVGSKDAAKIIPPYKWIEQMQQELDAGAWKVIGESREAGNVGLFRDSGEVRQGLVEEILTKIPEEKILWEAPQKAQQVWFIKLLGANVNLGNIAPNEVIPLETIRLGLRGDTFDHFLNMANV; encoded by the coding sequence ATGAATTACGTGCTGAAGAACGTACCCGTACGTACTGAAAAACCACGAACTACAGGATATACCATGGCCATGGACAAGGGTCTTAGCCTTAGAGAAGTAGAAGACTTTATCGATGCCTGCGAAGATTATGTGGATATTGTGAAATTGGGATGGGCTACTTCCTATGTCACCAAAAACCTTAGCCAGAAATTACAGATCTATAAAGATGCGGGGATACCAGTCTATTTGGGTGGTACGTTATTCGAAGCATTTGTGATCAGAGGGCAGTTTGAAGACTATCGAAGAGTTTTGGACAAGTTTGACCTTGCCTATGCAGAAGTTTCTGATGGCTCCATTACACTTGATCACGATAAGAAATGTGAATACATCCACACACTTGCAAAAGATGTCACGGTGCTTTCTGAGGTGGGCTCCAAAGATGCCGCTAAAATTATCCCTCCCTACAAATGGATAGAGCAGATGCAGCAAGAGCTGGATGCTGGGGCTTGGAAGGTGATCGGAGAATCCCGAGAAGCGGGAAATGTGGGGCTTTTCCGTGATTCTGGCGAAGTGAGACAAGGGTTGGTGGAAGAGATCCTTACCAAGATTCCAGAAGAAAAAATCCTGTGGGAAGCACCCCAAAAAGCGCAACAAGTGTGGTTTATCAAACTACTCGGTGCCAATGTGAACCTGGGAAACATTGCCCCCAATGAAGTGATTCCATTAGAGACAATTAGACTGGGGCTTAGAGGAGATACTTTTGACCATTTCCTCAATATGGCCAACGTATAA
- a CDS encoding tyrosine-protein phosphatase, whose product MGLLDLFKSTKKAEPLCLKWMEVDMHSHLIPGIDDGSQSLKESIALIKRLESYGLRKLITTPHVMTEFYKNTPEIISEGLTRLHEGLDKEGVKMDVEAAAEYYLDEVFVEKLEKDEPLLTFGDNYILVETGFMNKPRMLQETFFALETKGYKPILAHPERYLYLHQDPDMLESLIEKSVTFQVNLLSFTGYYSKPVKVLAEKLLERRLVRFVGTDCHNNRYLDSLESITASKSYQKLKESKFMNSLL is encoded by the coding sequence ATGGGCTTATTGGATCTTTTCAAAAGTACAAAGAAAGCAGAACCGCTTTGTCTAAAATGGATGGAAGTGGACATGCACTCCCACTTGATTCCGGGGATCGATGATGGGTCCCAGTCCTTGAAGGAATCCATAGCGCTCATCAAAAGACTGGAATCCTATGGATTACGAAAGCTGATCACCACGCCGCATGTGATGACCGAGTTTTATAAAAACACTCCTGAGATCATTTCTGAGGGGCTCACAAGGCTACATGAGGGCTTGGATAAAGAAGGGGTGAAGATGGATGTGGAGGCCGCGGCCGAATACTATTTGGATGAGGTGTTTGTAGAAAAACTGGAGAAGGATGAACCTCTGCTTACTTTTGGTGATAATTATATTTTGGTAGAAACAGGGTTTATGAACAAACCCCGCATGCTCCAAGAAACCTTTTTTGCGTTAGAGACCAAAGGTTATAAGCCGATTTTGGCCCATCCTGAGCGGTACCTTTACCTGCACCAAGATCCCGATATGCTCGAGTCATTGATCGAAAAGTCCGTTACCTTCCAGGTCAATTTATTGTCCTTTACTGGTTATTATTCCAAGCCTGTAAAAGTATTGGCCGAAAAACTGCTCGAAAGGCGGTTGGTGCGTTTTGTGGGAACGGACTGTCACAATAACCGTTACCTGGACTCCCTCGAAAGCATTACTGCTTCCAAAAGCTATCAAAAGCTGAAGGAATCAAAATTCATGAATTCCCTATTATGA
- a CDS encoding NAD-dependent epimerase/dehydratase family protein, with protein sequence MKILITGITGLFGSYLAREFSVMGEIHGLKRPHSSTDLLGGFSEQVIWHEGDINDYQSLQMAFKGMDLIVHAAGLVSFSQKDKSQLLKVNYEGTTNVVNVMLELGVKRLVHVSSVAALGRTPDQRIVDENHKWVDSPWNTPYAISKYLGELEVWRGVQEGLKALVVNPAVLLARESETRSSAQIYRYVSEGHRFYPKGDINFIDIRDAASITYQLYLNDHWEERFILSKGSLPYQSFFAAMAKQMGKNAPKFAVGGMMISLATTWSQIKQIFGAKPLLNRQTAMIAQRPISFDNQKVSDAIHYEYRSLKETFQWAMNKK encoded by the coding sequence ATGAAAATATTGATTACTGGTATAACCGGCCTTTTTGGCAGTTATCTGGCGCGGGAATTTAGTGTCATGGGAGAGATTCATGGGCTCAAAAGACCTCATAGTTCCACTGACCTATTGGGGGGATTTTCCGAACAGGTAATATGGCATGAAGGTGATATCAATGATTATCAGTCTCTTCAAATGGCCTTTAAGGGCATGGACCTGATCGTTCATGCAGCAGGGTTGGTTTCTTTTTCCCAAAAAGATAAAAGCCAGCTGCTCAAAGTAAACTATGAAGGCACCACCAATGTAGTCAATGTCATGTTAGAGCTTGGCGTCAAGCGATTGGTGCATGTCAGCTCCGTAGCTGCTTTGGGCCGTACTCCTGACCAGCGCATTGTCGACGAAAACCACAAATGGGTGGACTCCCCGTGGAATACACCGTATGCGATTTCTAAATACCTCGGTGAACTGGAAGTGTGGCGGGGGGTGCAGGAAGGCCTGAAAGCCCTAGTGGTCAATCCCGCAGTGCTGCTTGCCCGTGAGTCGGAGACGCGCAGCAGTGCGCAGATCTATCGGTACGTGAGTGAGGGCCATCGGTTTTACCCCAAAGGAGACATTAACTTCATCGATATCAGGGATGCTGCCAGCATTACCTACCAACTCTACCTGAACGATCACTGGGAAGAACGCTTTATTCTCAGTAAAGGGAGTTTGCCGTATCAATCTTTCTTTGCGGCCATGGCCAAGCAAATGGGAAAAAATGCCCCCAAATTCGCTGTGGGAGGAATGATGATCAGCTTGGCCACTACATGGAGCCAAATCAAGCAAATTTTTGGTGCAAAACCCCTACTCAATAGGCAAACAGCCATGATCGCCCAGCGCCCTATTTCCTTTGACAACCAGAAGGTTAGCGATGCTATTCACTATGAATACCGCTCATTAAAAGAAACCTTTCAATGGGCAATGAACAAAAAATAG
- the pruA gene encoding L-glutamate gamma-semialdehyde dehydrogenase: protein MLKGFFNVPEPKNEPVFDYAPGTPERAKLQAALQEARSKEIDVPMYIGSEEVRTGNKVPLSPPHDHQHLLGHFHEGDKSHVEQAVNAALGAKEAWETMEWEQRAAIFLKAADLIAGPYRYKINAATMLGQSKNAFQAEIDSACEIVDFLRFNVKYMTDIYKQQPPISGDGVWNRLEQRPLEGFVFALTPFNFTAIAGNLPTAPAMMGNTVVWKPAYTQIYAANVLMQVFREAGVPDGVINLVYVDGPSAGEVIFEHPEFAGIHFTGSTAVFQTIWKTIGNNIEKYKSYPRIVGETGGKDFVIAHKSADAKQLATGLVRGAFEFQGQKCSAASRAYVPSNLWEDVKKYMQEDLSTIKMGGPEDFSNFVNAVIDEKSFDKIAKYIDNAKNDGLEVVAGGNYDKSKGYFVEPTVLLAKDPMYTTMCEEIFGPVLTIYVYQEDHFEEALELVDKTSPYGLTGAIFSHDRYAAQLATQKLRNAAGNFYINDKPTGAVVGQQPFGGARKSGTNDKAGAMINMLRWVSPRTIKETFVTPTDYRYPFQGED, encoded by the coding sequence ATGCTAAAAGGTTTTTTTAATGTTCCGGAACCAAAGAACGAACCGGTTTTTGATTATGCGCCAGGAACACCAGAGCGTGCTAAGCTGCAGGCAGCCCTTCAGGAGGCCCGCTCAAAGGAGATAGATGTTCCGATGTATATCGGGAGTGAAGAAGTAAGAACAGGAAATAAGGTACCACTGTCCCCTCCTCATGACCATCAACACCTACTTGGGCATTTTCATGAAGGTGACAAGTCTCACGTAGAACAGGCAGTCAATGCCGCTTTGGGAGCCAAGGAAGCTTGGGAAACCATGGAGTGGGAACAGCGAGCCGCAATTTTTCTGAAAGCCGCCGACCTGATCGCAGGTCCTTATCGATATAAAATAAACGCAGCCACCATGCTGGGCCAATCAAAGAATGCTTTCCAAGCTGAAATTGATTCTGCCTGCGAGATTGTGGATTTTCTGCGGTTCAATGTCAAATATATGACCGACATCTACAAGCAGCAGCCTCCTATTTCGGGAGATGGTGTTTGGAACAGGTTGGAACAGCGACCATTGGAAGGTTTTGTCTTTGCACTGACGCCATTTAACTTTACGGCCATTGCTGGAAACCTGCCTACGGCACCTGCCATGATGGGCAATACCGTCGTGTGGAAGCCTGCCTATACCCAGATTTACGCTGCCAACGTCTTGATGCAAGTGTTCAGGGAAGCTGGTGTGCCTGATGGCGTTATCAACCTGGTCTATGTAGATGGGCCTTCTGCTGGTGAGGTGATTTTTGAACATCCTGAGTTCGCAGGTATACACTTTACGGGATCCACTGCTGTATTCCAGACCATCTGGAAAACCATCGGCAACAATATTGAGAAATATAAATCGTACCCTAGAATAGTTGGGGAAACTGGCGGAAAAGACTTTGTGATCGCCCATAAGTCTGCCGATGCCAAGCAACTGGCCACTGGACTTGTGCGGGGAGCATTTGAGTTTCAAGGACAGAAATGTTCCGCTGCTTCCAGGGCATATGTTCCTTCTAATCTTTGGGAAGATGTCAAGAAATACATGCAAGAAGACTTGTCCACTATCAAAATGGGCGGACCTGAAGACTTCAGCAATTTCGTTAATGCCGTAATCGATGAAAAGTCTTTTGATAAAATTGCCAAATATATCGATAATGCCAAGAATGATGGACTGGAAGTCGTGGCCGGTGGCAATTATGACAAGTCAAAAGGCTATTTCGTAGAGCCGACCGTTCTCCTCGCCAAGGATCCAATGTACACCACCATGTGCGAAGAGATCTTCGGCCCTGTGCTGACCATTTACGTGTATCAGGAAGACCATTTCGAAGAAGCACTCGAACTAGTGGACAAGACTTCTCCGTATGGATTGACAGGGGCGATCTTCTCTCATGATCGTTATGCTGCGCAGTTAGCTACCCAAAAGCTCAGAAATGCCGCGGGTAACTTCTACATCAACGACAAACCAACTGGAGCGGTAGTCGGCCAGCAGCCATTTGGCGGCGCCAGAAAATCCGGCACCAACGATAAAGCTGGGGCGATGATCAATATGCTGCGCTGGGTATCTCCAAGAACCATCAAAGAAACTTTCGTCACACCGACGGATTATCGTTATCCATTCCAAGGAGAGGATTGA
- the rfbC gene encoding dTDP-4-dehydrorhamnose 3,5-epimerase: MEIRSTPIQDVFELYPKVFNDARGYFLETYREDLLAEKGINTRWVQDNQSFSIAGTVRGLHFQHAPHAQAKLVRVVTGKVYDVCVDLRKDSPTFGQSHGVILDSAQHNMLYVPEGFAHGFSVLEDAVFSYKCSNFYNKASEGGIIWDDKQLDIDWKVGSPILSDKDLALPSLEEFKQQTGGGL; encoded by the coding sequence ATGGAAATACGTAGCACGCCTATCCAAGATGTTTTCGAATTGTATCCGAAAGTTTTCAATGATGCCAGAGGGTATTTTCTGGAAACGTACCGGGAAGATTTACTGGCAGAAAAGGGCATTAACACCCGTTGGGTTCAGGACAATCAGTCGTTTTCTATTGCGGGTACAGTGAGGGGGCTTCATTTTCAGCATGCTCCTCATGCCCAAGCTAAGCTGGTAAGGGTGGTCACGGGCAAAGTTTATGATGTGTGTGTTGATTTGAGAAAGGATTCTCCTACCTTTGGGCAAAGTCATGGAGTGATCCTGGACAGTGCCCAGCACAATATGCTGTACGTACCGGAAGGATTTGCCCATGGATTTTCTGTGTTGGAGGACGCTGTATTTTCTTATAAGTGCTCCAATTTTTATAACAAAGCCAGTGAAGGGGGCATTATCTGGGATGATAAGCAGTTGGATATTGACTGGAAAGTAGGATCACCTATCCTATCAGATAAGGATTTAGCGTTGCCTTCATTGGAAGAATTTAAGCAGCAAACAGGAGGAGGATTGTAA
- a CDS encoding DUF368 domain-containing protein has product MRHTKIHLLTFLKGMGMGAADIVPGVSGGTIALITGIYETLLDSIKSIDLEALKLLGRFKLSALWKHINGSFLVALFLGIFTSIFTLSKLITYLMEVHPIPLWSFFCGLIIISSVLILRDIKRWNLMVALAIPVGAVLAYWVTGLNPVESPNSLYFTFISGAIAICAMILPGISGSFLLLILGKYEAILMAVTEKDFLTLGVFAVGCLVGLLSFSRLISWLLKNHHAVTIAVLSGFMLGSINKIWPWKKVVSFRISSSGEQKPFITENLLPNHYLAETGSEPKFFIGLLAFLFGILLVIGLERMAFYLKKR; this is encoded by the coding sequence ATGAGACACACCAAAATTCACCTTCTAACATTCCTAAAAGGAATGGGCATGGGTGCGGCGGACATTGTACCGGGAGTTTCCGGTGGGACCATCGCCCTGATTACCGGCATTTACGAAACATTGCTGGACAGCATTAAGTCTATCGACTTAGAAGCGCTGAAACTCCTGGGCCGGTTTAAGCTGAGCGCCTTATGGAAACACATCAATGGTAGTTTTTTGGTTGCGTTGTTCTTGGGGATATTTACCAGTATCTTTACGCTCTCAAAGCTGATTACCTACTTGATGGAGGTACATCCCATCCCCTTGTGGTCATTCTTTTGTGGATTGATCATTATCAGTTCAGTGCTGATTTTGCGGGATATTAAAAGATGGAACTTAATGGTCGCTTTGGCCATTCCTGTAGGAGCAGTATTGGCTTATTGGGTGACAGGGCTGAACCCCGTGGAGTCTCCCAATTCCCTGTACTTTACCTTTATCTCTGGAGCTATTGCGATATGTGCGATGATCCTTCCGGGAATTTCTGGCAGCTTTTTGTTGTTAATATTAGGTAAGTACGAAGCCATCCTTATGGCAGTTACCGAAAAGGACTTTCTTACCTTGGGAGTATTTGCAGTGGGGTGCTTGGTCGGACTGTTGTCTTTCTCAAGGCTGATCAGTTGGCTGCTGAAAAACCACCACGCAGTGACCATTGCGGTGCTTTCAGGCTTTATGTTGGGATCGATCAATAAAATCTGGCCATGGAAAAAAGTAGTCAGCTTTAGGATTTCCAGCAGCGGAGAGCAAAAGCCCTTCATTACCGAAAACCTACTGCCCAATCATTATCTGGCAGAGACCGGTAGTGAGCCGAAGTTCTTTATTGGACTCTTGGCGTTTCTGTTTGGCATTCTACTGGTGATAGGATTGGAGAGAATGGCGTTTTATTTAAAAAAGAGATGA
- a CDS encoding tetratricopeptide repeat protein produces MTGDFDHNREEERALIERFENSLKANLDLFFDEEELEDIIRYYFDTQKFKKSLKASKIALERFPFSIEIKLMYGQCLIFNDELEEGLEVLENINNLSPNNEEIILALSNGLLLNGSVKEAIQLLEDFLPMAEDKAEIYYSLGNFYRAENNTEKAISHYKDAVKLKINHEDALFQLAMITEEEGSFDEILEFYQEFIDQDPYSAEAWYNLGVVYNRLGRFEEAINAYDYALIINDSFASAYFNMGNALMNTQQYEKATEAYLNTIDSEGANSENCCYLAAAFEKLDQMDKAFTYFKKSAKMDPEYDDAWFGLGMCMLKKDKFFEAIHYFKKALKLSSVNANYWVGLADAEYHLGNLQASSEAYEEAINLEPGLMETYVNLSIIYFDQNRFEEAIDVLKEGIDELPEDAELYYRLVVYLIKTGKYKEAFSYLENALTLDFERHEILYELMPEVKHQKAIYKIIAQYKEGL; encoded by the coding sequence ATGACTGGAGATTTTGATCACAACAGGGAAGAAGAACGGGCATTGATAGAGCGGTTTGAAAATTCCCTAAAAGCCAACTTGGATCTTTTCTTTGATGAAGAAGAGTTGGAGGATATCATCCGGTACTATTTTGACACGCAGAAGTTTAAAAAGTCCCTAAAGGCAAGTAAAATTGCCCTGGAGCGGTTTCCGTTTTCCATAGAAATCAAGTTGATGTACGGCCAATGCCTTATTTTCAATGATGAGCTGGAAGAAGGCCTAGAAGTGCTGGAAAATATCAATAACCTCTCGCCAAACAATGAGGAGATTATTCTGGCACTTTCGAACGGCCTGCTGCTGAATGGCAGTGTAAAGGAGGCTATTCAGCTACTGGAGGATTTTCTTCCCATGGCCGAAGATAAGGCAGAGATATATTATTCTCTTGGCAACTTCTATCGTGCGGAGAACAATACAGAAAAAGCCATCTCCCATTATAAAGATGCAGTAAAACTAAAAATCAACCACGAAGACGCCCTGTTTCAGCTGGCGATGATTACGGAAGAGGAAGGCTCATTTGATGAAATCCTGGAATTTTATCAAGAGTTCATCGACCAAGATCCCTACAGCGCAGAGGCCTGGTACAATCTAGGCGTCGTATACAACCGTCTCGGGCGATTTGAGGAAGCGATCAATGCTTACGATTATGCGTTGATCATCAATGATAGCTTTGCTTCTGCTTATTTTAACATGGGCAATGCCTTGATGAATACCCAGCAATACGAAAAGGCAACAGAAGCTTACTTGAATACCATTGACAGTGAAGGAGCCAATTCGGAAAACTGCTGTTACCTCGCTGCGGCATTTGAGAAGCTGGATCAGATGGACAAAGCCTTTACGTATTTTAAGAAGTCTGCAAAAATGGACCCCGAATACGATGATGCTTGGTTCGGCTTGGGGATGTGTATGTTAAAAAAAGATAAATTTTTTGAAGCAATACACTATTTTAAAAAAGCCCTGAAGCTCTCCAGTGTCAATGCCAACTACTGGGTTGGGCTGGCTGATGCAGAATATCACCTTGGAAATCTACAGGCCAGTTCGGAAGCGTATGAAGAAGCTATCAACCTGGAACCCGGCCTGATGGAGACCTACGTGAACCTTTCCATTATTTATTTTGATCAAAACCGTTTTGAGGAAGCCATCGATGTACTTAAGGAAGGAATCGACGAGCTGCCAGAAGACGCAGAACTCTATTATCGACTCGTAGTTTATCTCATTAAGACAGGTAAATACAAGGAAGCCTTTTCATATTTAGAAAATGCATTAACTTTGGATTTTGAACGACACGAGATTCTATATGAGCTGATGCCAGAAGTAAAGCATCAAAAGGCCATATACAAGATCATCGCTCAATACAAAGAAGGATTATAA
- a CDS encoding shikimate dehydrogenase family protein: MRKFGLIGYPLKHSFSGKYFAEKFEREGIHDCQYDLYEIDAIGKFPDLIKNNPELEGINVTIPYKEQVIPYLDELEPGCKAIGAVNCIKIKDNKLIGYNTDYIGFKESLDAWLHGKRPKTLVLGTGGASKAIKQALEGLDMPYLMVSRNANGQKGMISYDDLIQNEKYLQEYFLIVNTTPVGTFPNTEEMPAIPVGQIGREHKVYDLVYNPEKTFLMRSLEARGAVVKNGLEMLQLQAEAAWKIWN, encoded by the coding sequence ATGAGAAAATTCGGACTAATCGGTTATCCTTTAAAGCACTCTTTCTCCGGGAAATACTTCGCGGAGAAATTTGAGCGTGAAGGTATTCATGACTGTCAGTACGACTTATATGAAATTGATGCCATCGGCAAATTTCCGGACCTGATCAAAAACAACCCGGAGCTGGAAGGTATCAATGTCACCATTCCTTATAAAGAACAGGTCATCCCTTATCTTGATGAACTGGAGCCGGGCTGTAAGGCCATCGGTGCCGTTAATTGCATCAAAATCAAAGATAATAAGCTCATCGGATACAATACCGACTATATCGGCTTCAAAGAATCCTTGGATGCTTGGCTGCATGGCAAGCGGCCAAAAACCTTGGTCTTAGGCACTGGAGGAGCATCTAAAGCCATAAAACAGGCCCTTGAAGGCCTCGATATGCCTTATCTTATGGTGTCCCGAAATGCCAATGGGCAAAAAGGGATGATCAGCTATGATGACCTTATCCAAAATGAAAAATACCTTCAAGAATATTTTTTGATCGTCAACACCACCCCAGTGGGGACTTTTCCCAATACCGAAGAAATGCCCGCTATCCCAGTAGGCCAAATCGGCAGAGAACACAAGGTGTATGACTTAGTTTACAATCCAGAAAAAACCTTCTTAATGCGGTCCCTTGAAGCCCGCGGTGCGGTAGTAAAAAATGGTTTGGAAATGCTCCAACTTCAGGCAGAAGCTGCTTGGAAGATTTGGAACTAG
- a CDS encoding aminotransferase class I/II-fold pyridoxal phosphate-dependent enzyme — protein MFWKKLSHEEVKKAVFEALDKNHNYRGENPALGVPGTYLDTTEFYHDAPFLKDAPFMSVMVQNPNHIGIHTLSEESVLDLFEGTQKIERELINLVAEEVFAGEKGQQDGYVATGGTEANIQAMWVYRNFFQAAFGAKTEEIAVVYSSDSHYSMPKGANLLNLHNIILEVDEETRQITQESLEHSIAEAKEKGINYFIVIANLSTTMFGSVDDVDRLGDFFTTANVTFRIHVDAAYGGFIYPFTHEESAYTFKNPYITSFTSDGHKMLQTPYGTGLFLIRKGYIHHVCTEEAQYIPGKDYTLCGSRSGANAVSMWMILKIHGSEGWKYKMASLCDRTETICTRLDRMGVKYFRNPHLNIITIKSEFVSPRIAKKYNLVADSYEHKPKWYKIVVMHHVRQGILDSFLMDLEGELVSKG, from the coding sequence ATGTTCTGGAAAAAATTATCACACGAAGAAGTAAAGAAAGCCGTATTTGAGGCATTAGATAAAAATCATAATTATAGAGGAGAAAACCCCGCGCTCGGCGTGCCGGGAACGTATTTGGACACGACAGAATTCTACCATGATGCGCCATTCCTGAAAGACGCACCCTTCATGTCGGTCATGGTCCAAAACCCCAACCATATCGGAATCCACACCTTGAGTGAGGAATCCGTTCTTGACCTTTTTGAGGGCACTCAAAAAATCGAGAGAGAGCTGATTAACTTGGTGGCTGAGGAAGTCTTTGCCGGAGAAAAAGGTCAGCAGGACGGCTATGTGGCCACAGGTGGCACGGAAGCTAATATTCAGGCCATGTGGGTCTACCGTAATTTCTTCCAGGCAGCATTCGGTGCCAAGACAGAAGAAATCGCCGTGGTATATTCCAGCGATTCGCACTATTCGATGCCCAAGGGCGCCAACCTGCTCAACCTCCATAATATCATCCTGGAGGTGGATGAAGAAACACGCCAGATTACCCAAGAATCCCTGGAGCACAGTATCGCTGAGGCTAAAGAAAAAGGTATTAATTACTTCATCGTCATTGCCAACCTCTCCACGACCATGTTTGGCTCTGTGGATGATGTGGACCGCTTGGGCGACTTCTTTACCACGGCCAATGTGACTTTCAGAATTCACGTGGACGCGGCCTATGGAGGGTTTATCTATCCCTTTACGCATGAAGAAAGTGCCTACACATTTAAGAACCCCTACATCACCTCATTTACCAGTGATGGCCATAAAATGCTCCAAACGCCTTATGGCACAGGGCTGTTTTTGATCAGAAAAGGCTATATCCACCATGTTTGTACCGAAGAGGCACAATACATCCCCGGGAAGGACTATACACTGTGCGGATCCAGGTCCGGAGCCAACGCCGTATCCATGTGGATGATCCTAAAAATCCACGGTTCCGAAGGGTGGAAATATAAAATGGCCTCGCTCTGTGACCGTACCGAAACGATCTGTACCAGACTGGACCGGATGGGGGTAAAATACTTCCGAAACCCGCACCTGAACATCATTACCATCAAGTCGGAATTTGTCTCACCAAGAATAGCCAAGAAGTATAATCTCGTGGCAGACAGCTATGAACATAAGCCAAAATGGTACAAAATAGTGGTCATGCACCACGTAAGACAGGGTATCTTGGACAGCTTCCTGATGGACTTGGAAGGCGAATTGGTAAGTAAAGGCTGA
- a CDS encoding DUF4221 family protein: protein MRYFTCFLLASLLFSCNNNSNEKHVFTSGSLTDLVRDTLWIEKDINTQWLGTDFTYLEKDGKSVLGQFNGHRLLLYDVETGDLLSAQSFKEEGPNGIGSFISGSLISQDSMLFLSSGKQLIVADHGGKVLTRHDLPAHENTVRGSSHYATFVHNPIYLKGNNVTVTDVPFVLKAPMLEYEDWLLQYNMQTGEERYVRFPFPEKYEGFLDDSEFCHYSHAYSESRKEHYISFAADDKLLCIKDGKSYWVDAGSNKTMEFLRGTTEKSGEYIVFNPNPESSQYGTLQYSPWHQVLVRAAKLSVGSEHKVENRSFIVLDKSLTKTAELAFTSNEFSSLGFFTPHGFYLKLAQQESDDKIGYAKIILPGME, encoded by the coding sequence ATGAGATATTTCACCTGTTTTTTGCTTGCCAGTTTACTTTTCAGCTGCAATAATAACTCGAATGAAAAGCATGTATTTACGTCCGGCTCGCTGACGGATTTAGTAAGGGATACCTTATGGATTGAGAAAGATATAAACACACAGTGGCTGGGTACTGATTTTACTTATCTGGAAAAAGACGGAAAATCGGTGCTCGGCCAGTTTAATGGCCACAGACTTTTGCTATATGATGTTGAAACGGGCGATCTGTTATCTGCCCAATCTTTCAAGGAGGAAGGCCCCAATGGCATAGGCAGTTTTATTTCTGGCAGTTTGATCAGCCAAGACAGCATGCTGTTTCTATCCAGTGGAAAGCAGCTGATCGTGGCAGATCATGGGGGCAAGGTACTCACCAGGCACGATCTTCCTGCCCATGAAAATACTGTGAGAGGAAGCTCCCATTATGCTACTTTTGTCCATAATCCGATTTACCTAAAAGGGAATAACGTCACCGTTACTGATGTCCCCTTTGTGCTGAAAGCACCAATGTTGGAATATGAAGACTGGCTCTTGCAGTATAATATGCAGACTGGTGAGGAGCGTTACGTGCGATTTCCTTTTCCGGAAAAGTACGAGGGCTTTTTGGATGATTCGGAATTTTGTCATTATTCCCATGCGTATTCGGAAAGCAGAAAGGAACATTATATTTCATTTGCCGCGGATGATAAATTACTCTGCATCAAGGACGGAAAATCTTACTGGGTGGATGCGGGAAGTAATAAGACCATGGAGTTTTTGCGTGGAACAACAGAAAAAAGTGGTGAATACATCGTGTTTAACCCAAATCCCGAGTCCAGCCAATATGGAACCCTGCAGTACAGTCCCTGGCATCAGGTATTGGTAAGAGCAGCGAAATTATCGGTGGGTTCGGAACACAAGGTAGAAAACCGTAGCTTTATTGTATTGGATAAAAGCTTAACAAAAACCGCAGAGCTGGCATTTACATCAAATGAGTTCTCATCCCTCGGCTTTTTTACACCTCATGGCTTTTACCTGAAACTTGCCCAGCAGGAAAGTGATGACAAAATAGGCTATGCCAAGATTATTTTACCGGGAATGGAGTAG